A single region of the Streptomyces sp. NBC_01381 genome encodes:
- a CDS encoding helix-turn-helix domain-containing protein, with product MNHSHWKTRRTRKLAGESLEESPAYVEAGYAFALGQAVHDRRTELGLSQSELARRAEMTQPQISNIEGGDSVPTLQLLTRLAKALDAALTIDLDGDTSAFVFTAHNDSGPDGASADGRSSAA from the coding sequence GTGAACCACTCCCATTGGAAGACCCGCAGGACCAGGAAGCTAGCCGGGGAATCGCTCGAAGAGTCCCCGGCGTACGTCGAGGCCGGCTATGCGTTCGCACTCGGCCAGGCGGTCCATGACCGGCGCACAGAACTTGGCCTGTCGCAGAGTGAACTGGCCCGCCGTGCCGAGATGACGCAGCCGCAGATCTCGAATATCGAGGGCGGAGACTCCGTGCCGACCTTGCAACTGCTAACGCGCCTGGCCAAGGCGCTCGACGCGGCATTGACCATTGACCTGGACGGCGACACCTCGGCGTTTGTGTTCACCGCGCACAACGATTCCGGGCCCGACGGGGCATCGGCGGATGGACGTTCCTCAGCGGCGTGA
- a CDS encoding helix-turn-helix transcriptional regulator — MGTRAAPTERQKRLGAELRRMRVAAGLTTEYAAGLLGLDRTKVSNMESGVRATSPERIRILASNYDCADEAYIDALAAMADHRSRGWWEQFRGSLPQGLLDVAELEWSATRLRTLQTVHVPGLLQLGGYARAIFDAALPPLPKSEVELRVVHRIHRQQVLDRERPVDYVAYVHELALHMQFGGRRSMREQLQHLCEMSERDNVDVLILPAEVGAFPGAGHAVMYANGSVPQLDTVQLDSAHGGEFTHAESQLAKYLAHMDWWHAKALGPKESRNFIHNIAHQL, encoded by the coding sequence ATGGGCACACGTGCCGCGCCAACGGAGCGCCAGAAGCGGCTGGGTGCCGAGCTGCGCAGGATGCGGGTCGCAGCCGGCCTGACCACCGAGTACGCCGCCGGACTGCTCGGACTGGATCGCACGAAGGTCTCCAACATGGAGTCGGGCGTCCGCGCCACTTCGCCCGAGCGCATTCGGATACTCGCCAGCAACTACGACTGCGCAGACGAGGCGTACATCGACGCGCTGGCCGCCATGGCCGACCACCGCAGTCGCGGATGGTGGGAGCAGTTCAGAGGGAGCCTGCCTCAGGGCCTGTTGGATGTCGCCGAGTTGGAGTGGTCCGCCACCCGACTGCGCACCCTGCAGACCGTGCACGTACCCGGGCTTCTCCAACTGGGTGGATACGCTCGCGCCATCTTCGACGCCGCCCTGCCGCCCCTGCCGAAGTCAGAGGTGGAACTACGCGTGGTGCACCGGATACACCGTCAGCAGGTGCTGGACCGAGAGCGACCCGTCGACTACGTCGCGTACGTCCATGAGCTGGCCCTGCACATGCAGTTCGGCGGGCGACGCTCAATGAGGGAACAGCTCCAGCACCTCTGCGAGATGTCTGAGCGGGACAATGTGGACGTACTTATCCTCCCGGCGGAGGTCGGGGCCTTCCCGGGTGCCGGCCACGCAGTGATGTACGCGAACGGCAGCGTTCCCCAACTGGACACCGTGCAACTGGACTCCGCACACGGCGGCGAGTTCACTCACGCCGAGTCACAGCTCGCCAAGTACCTGGCGCACATGGACTGGTGGCACGCGAAGGCGCTCGGGCCCAAGGAATCGCGCAACTTCATCCACAACATCGCCCATCAGCTCTGA
- a CDS encoding ATP-binding protein, translated as MPATVTTCPDHLDVRHRRGAPGALPPSAEDLAYSLTLPASLASPAVARRAARVILQAHGLQDVTDATVQALGELAACACRFTPAAEVYVSLRYRDGTLRVILYDGHPRHTNPRLAAACDTRRRAALRVLACVVRACGGEWGFGDAREPGGGTRMWAVLPRQGAREYGKAPGS; from the coding sequence ATGCCCGCAACAGTCACAACCTGCCCCGACCACCTCGACGTACGACACCGGAGAGGTGCCCCCGGGGCCCTGCCGCCCTCCGCAGAGGACCTCGCCTACAGCCTCACGCTCCCCGCGAGCCTCGCGAGTCCAGCCGTCGCCCGGCGCGCCGCCAGGGTCATCCTCCAGGCCCACGGCCTGCAGGACGTCACGGACGCGACGGTCCAGGCCCTCGGTGAACTCGCCGCCTGCGCCTGCAGGTTCACGCCCGCAGCGGAGGTGTACGTAAGCCTCCGCTACCGCGACGGCACCCTGCGGGTGATCCTCTACGACGGACACCCCCGGCACACGAACCCACGCCTGGCGGCGGCCTGTGACACCCGCCGCCGCGCAGCGCTCCGCGTACTCGCCTGCGTGGTCCGCGCCTGCGGGGGCGAATGGGGCTTCGGGGACGCGAGGGAGCCTGGCGGCGGTACACGGATGTGGGCGGTCCTGCCGCGGCAGGGCGCCCGGGAGTACGGCAAGGCGCCCGGCTCCTAG
- a CDS encoding antibiotic biosynthesis monooxygenase, whose translation MTTDSQPPESVTFINVFEIAAEDVDAFAEKWEQRAAIMSKKPGFIDTKLHRARAADGRFQLVNVAHWESQEAWEAATADPGFASRTNAARESKETPATPNAGLYDVVVQFP comes from the coding sequence ATGACCACAGACAGTCAGCCCCCAGAGTCCGTCACCTTCATCAACGTCTTCGAGATCGCCGCCGAGGACGTCGACGCCTTTGCCGAGAAGTGGGAGCAGCGGGCCGCGATCATGAGCAAGAAGCCCGGCTTCATCGATACGAAGCTGCATCGGGCCCGCGCCGCGGACGGGCGGTTCCAGCTCGTGAACGTGGCCCACTGGGAGAGCCAGGAGGCTTGGGAGGCGGCCACCGCCGACCCCGGGTTCGCCTCGCGGACGAATGCCGCGCGGGAGTCCAAGGAGACTCCGGCTACGCCGAATGCGGGGCTGTACGACGTGGTCGTGCAGTTCCCCTAG
- the htpX gene encoding zinc metalloprotease HtpX translates to MAQTRFAPDRGLTSRMVMTMFFIGLLYVVVVGVLVVLLEGAWVVITLVAGGLFIAQFWYSDRIAAFSMGAREVTPEQAPELHGAVDRLCALADMPKPRVAVAESDVPNAFATGRNRKNSMVCATTGMLRRLEPEELEGVLAHELSHVAHRDVAVMTIASFLGVLAGIITRVALWSGVGRDSRDQNAAIAVLIVTAVSAVVYALSFLLTRLLSRYRELSADRAAALLTGRPSALASALTKITGQMARIPTRDLRKAEPFNAFYFVPAFHKESFSRLLSTHPTLEQRLDQLGRISAQLGRS, encoded by the coding sequence ATGGCACAAACCCGATTCGCTCCCGACCGCGGGCTGACCTCGCGCATGGTCATGACGATGTTCTTCATCGGCCTGCTGTACGTCGTGGTCGTCGGTGTCCTGGTGGTGCTGCTCGAGGGCGCCTGGGTGGTGATCACGCTCGTCGCCGGTGGGCTCTTCATCGCGCAGTTCTGGTACAGCGACCGGATCGCCGCGTTCAGCATGGGGGCGCGCGAGGTGACGCCGGAGCAGGCCCCCGAGCTGCACGGCGCCGTCGACCGGCTGTGCGCACTGGCGGACATGCCCAAACCGCGGGTGGCGGTCGCCGAGTCGGACGTACCGAACGCCTTCGCGACCGGCCGTAACCGGAAGAACTCGATGGTGTGCGCCACGACAGGGATGCTGCGCCGTCTTGAGCCGGAGGAGCTTGAGGGTGTGCTCGCCCATGAGCTCTCGCATGTCGCGCACCGTGATGTCGCGGTGATGACCATCGCGTCGTTCCTGGGCGTGCTGGCGGGAATCATCACCCGGGTCGCCCTCTGGAGCGGTGTCGGACGCGACAGCCGGGATCAGAACGCGGCCATAGCGGTGCTGATCGTCACCGCAGTCAGCGCCGTCGTCTACGCGCTCAGCTTCCTGCTGACCCGGCTCCTGTCCCGTTACCGGGAACTGTCCGCCGACCGTGCCGCCGCGCTGCTCACCGGCCGCCCGTCAGCCTTGGCGTCCGCGCTGACGAAGATCACCGGGCAGATGGCTCGGATACCGACCCGCGATCTGCGCAAGGCGGAGCCGTTCAACGCCTTCTACTTCGTCCCGGCGTTCCACAAGGAAAGCTTCAGCCGCCTGCTGTCCACCCACCCGACGCTGGAGCAGCGGCTCGACCAACTGGGCCGTATCTCCGCGCAGTTGGGACGGTCGTGA
- a CDS encoding class I SAM-dependent methyltransferase, which yields MSSFDDLVAEAEAAPTEGWDFSWFEGRATEERPSWRYAQAMAERLRHASASLDLDTGGGEVLASAPVLPPCAVATEGWPPNVAKATALLHPRGAVVVASPADAPLPFADEAFDLVTSRHPVKANFPEIARVLRPGGTYFAQHVGPASVFEVVEYFLGAQPEEVRNGRRPDLERAEAEAAGLEIIDLRAERLRMEFYDVGAVVHFLRKVVWMVPDFSVDKYRPRLRELHEQIEAQGPFIAHSTRHLFDARKR from the coding sequence ATGAGCAGCTTCGATGACCTTGTGGCCGAGGCCGAGGCCGCCCCCACCGAAGGCTGGGACTTCTCCTGGTTCGAGGGGCGGGCCACCGAGGAGCGGCCCTCTTGGAGGTACGCCCAGGCCATGGCCGAGCGGCTGCGGCACGCCTCCGCCTCGCTCGACCTCGACACCGGCGGCGGTGAGGTCCTCGCCTCCGCACCCGTGCTGCCGCCGTGCGCCGTCGCCACGGAAGGGTGGCCGCCGAACGTCGCCAAGGCCACCGCGCTCCTGCATCCGCGCGGCGCGGTCGTCGTCGCCTCTCCTGCCGACGCGCCGCTGCCGTTCGCGGACGAGGCGTTCGACCTCGTCACCAGCCGGCACCCGGTGAAGGCGAACTTCCCCGAGATCGCGCGGGTGCTGCGGCCCGGCGGGACGTACTTCGCCCAGCACGTAGGGCCCGCGAGCGTCTTCGAGGTCGTGGAGTACTTCCTCGGGGCGCAGCCGGAGGAGGTCAGGAACGGGCGGCGTCCGGACCTGGAGCGTGCCGAGGCCGAGGCGGCGGGACTGGAGATCATCGACCTCCGGGCCGAGCGGCTGCGGATGGAGTTCTACGACGTCGGTGCCGTCGTGCACTTCCTGCGCAAGGTCGTCTGGATGGTGCCCGACTTCTCCGTGGACAAGTACCGGCCGCGGCTGCGGGAGCTGCACGAGCAGATCGAGGCGCAGGGCCCGTTCATCGCCCACAGCACCCGGCATCTCTTCGACGCCCGGAAGCGTTGA
- a CDS encoding winged helix DNA-binding domain-containing protein, translated as MSVAVSWSAANARRMERQFLRTAAKPGEATPADAVDAMLAAQAQVLSAAELSVGVRLEGATRQDVREALWGDAPSLVKTFGPRGTIHLLPSAELPLWTSALPAVPGGPSPFKAEAGMTPEQTEEVVAAIGAALDGTRLTIDELSDEVLARTGPWAGDLVMPAFQGMWPRWRQVMHKAGQRGALSFAPNRGRKVTYTRPPQVGAPLDAETASARLVRRFLYAYGPATPREFAKWLSGPAGWASGLFASLASAGEIEAVDMDGEPESYVVTGDTTFPEEPVRGVRLLPYFDAYVIASHPRARLFPGRAYERALAGGQAGNFPVLLVDGTVAGVWHQRRSGRRTTVTVEPLGRLSAGQERELAGQVERVGEVLEARAELVIGEVTVGAHA; from the coding sequence ATGAGCGTCGCTGTTTCATGGAGCGCGGCCAACGCCCGGCGCATGGAACGGCAGTTCCTGCGTACGGCGGCGAAGCCGGGCGAGGCGACGCCGGCCGACGCCGTCGACGCGATGCTCGCCGCACAGGCGCAGGTGCTCTCCGCCGCCGAACTCTCCGTGGGCGTACGGCTGGAGGGCGCGACCCGGCAGGACGTGCGCGAGGCGCTGTGGGGCGATGCTCCGAGCCTGGTCAAGACGTTCGGGCCGCGGGGCACGATCCACCTCCTGCCGAGCGCCGAACTCCCCCTCTGGACAAGTGCGTTGCCCGCCGTACCCGGTGGCCCGAGCCCCTTCAAGGCGGAGGCGGGCATGACGCCAGAGCAGACGGAGGAGGTCGTCGCGGCGATCGGTGCGGCGCTGGACGGGACCCGGCTGACCATCGACGAACTGAGCGACGAGGTGTTGGCGCGGACCGGCCCCTGGGCCGGTGACCTGGTGATGCCGGCGTTCCAGGGCATGTGGCCGCGCTGGCGCCAGGTCATGCACAAGGCGGGCCAGCGCGGCGCGTTGTCCTTCGCACCGAACCGCGGCCGCAAGGTGACGTACACCCGCCCGCCGCAGGTCGGGGCGCCCCTGGACGCGGAGACGGCGTCGGCGCGTCTGGTGCGGCGGTTCCTGTACGCGTACGGCCCGGCGACGCCGCGCGAATTCGCCAAGTGGTTGTCAGGACCGGCGGGTTGGGCATCCGGGCTCTTCGCCTCCCTCGCCTCGGCCGGGGAGATCGAGGCGGTCGACATGGACGGTGAGCCCGAGTCGTACGTGGTGACGGGCGACACGACCTTCCCGGAGGAGCCGGTGCGGGGCGTGCGGCTCCTCCCCTACTTCGACGCGTACGTCATCGCCTCGCACCCCCGCGCCCGGCTCTTCCCAGGCCGTGCCTACGAGCGCGCGCTGGCCGGCGGGCAGGCGGGCAACTTCCCCGTGCTCCTGGTGGACGGAACCGTGGCGGGCGTCTGGCACCAGCGCCGCTCGGGCCGCCGGACGACGGTCACGGTCGAACCACTGGGCCGCTTGAGCGCGGGGCAGGAGCGGGAGCTCGCGGGGCAGGTGGAACGGGTGGGTGAGGTCCTGGAGGCGCGGGCGGAGTTGGTGATCGGGGAAGTGACGGTGGGGGCGCACGCGTAG
- a CDS encoding helix-turn-helix domain-containing protein, with amino-acid sequence MPKTGAEGNKESKPLYACGLDAAVDVVGGKWKPMILWALHAGKVQRFGELRRNLTGISEKVLIQQLRELETDGIVHREVYREVPPKVEYSLTDLGQSLNAALIPLGIWGDEHMKALVANRQGKCDEKVA; translated from the coding sequence ATGCCGAAGACCGGTGCGGAGGGCAATAAAGAGAGCAAGCCGCTGTACGCCTGCGGGCTCGACGCCGCCGTGGACGTCGTCGGCGGCAAGTGGAAGCCGATGATCCTCTGGGCGCTGCACGCGGGCAAGGTCCAGCGCTTCGGCGAGCTGCGCAGGAACCTCACCGGCATCAGCGAGAAGGTCCTCATCCAGCAGCTGCGCGAGCTGGAGACCGACGGCATCGTGCACCGCGAGGTGTACCGGGAGGTGCCGCCCAAGGTCGAGTACTCGCTGACCGACCTCGGCCAGTCGCTGAACGCCGCGCTGATCCCGCTGGGCATCTGGGGCGACGAGCACATGAAGGCCCTGGTGGCCAACCGGCAGGGCAAGTGCGACGAGAAGGTCGCCTGA